A stretch of DNA from Armatimonadota bacterium:
CCCGGCCAGCGCATGATCGTCGGCTCGCGCATCCCGCCTTCCCATGTAGTGCCCTTACCGCTCCGAAGCGGTAGCGCGCTTCCACCGTCCTTGCCCTTGACGAGCCACGGCCCGTTGTCCGAGGTGAATACGACCAGCGTGTTGTCGTCGAGTCCCAGTTCCTTTAGCGTCTCCATGATCCGGCCGGCGCTCCAGTCAATGCACTCGACCACGTCGCCGTAGAGGCCGCCTCTGGACTTGCCGAGGAACTCCTCCGACGCGGCGAGCGGGGTGTGCGGGAAAGTGTGGGGCAGGTAGAGGAAGAACGGTTCATCGCTGTGCTTCCTGATGAACCTGATCGCCTCGTCGGTGTACCGCTCGGTGAGCGTCTCGAGCACGGCGGGCTGCTCGATGATCTCTTCGCCGCGGATCAGCGGCACCTTGTCGTCGCCGTACTTCATGTCGTTGCTGTACGGAAGGCCGTAGTAGTAGTCGAAACCGTGTCTGGTCGGCAGGAACTCCTTCTGCCACCCGAGGTGCCATTTCCCGATGCACGCCGTGGCGTATCCCTCACCCCTGAGCAGTTCAGCCAGAGTGATCTCCTTCGAACTGATGCCGATACTGTGGCTGTAGTTGATCACTTGTGGGAGGTTGACTCGCTGCGGATAGCAGCCCGTCAGGAGCGCAGCCCGGCTCGGTGTGCAGACGGGTGCGGCTGAGTAGAAGCTGGTGAATCTCATGCCCTCTGTCGCCATCTGATCGAGTTTCGGGGTCTTGATGTTCGGCGATCCGAAGCAGCCGACGTCCTGGTAACCGAGATCGTCGCAGAAGATTATCACGACGTTCGGTTTCTTCGCCCCGTACGCCGGGAGAGGCAACCCGCACAATCCGAGGCAGGCAGCTCCTGCCAGGGAGCCTCTCAGGAAATCGCGCCTGGTCATTGCATCGGACATCTCGCACCTCCGACCGTCCATGTGATCATCCCTGGCCGCCGTCTTAGGATGAAGCCAGCCGTGAAGCAGTTGCTGTCGCTTCGGCGGCGACTGCGGCGATATGCTCCGCGTCGAGCCCGTAATGTTCCCGCAGGACCGATATCTTGCCGTGGACCGCGAACTCGTCTGGCAGGCCGATAAGGCGTATCTCCACATCGTTGACGCCTGCCTCAGCGAGCAGTTCCATCACTGCCGAGCCGAATCCTCCGCTCGCGGAGTTCTCCTCGACGACGACCAGCCTGCGGCACTTGCGTGCGAATCGGGTGATCACCTCGGAGTCGAGTGGTTTTGCGTACCGGGCGTTCACCAGAGCCGCCGATGTGCCTGACTCGCGGAGTATCTCTCGCGCCTTCAGCGCTGGATGCACCATGGAACCGATCGCCACGATGCAGACGTCATCCCCGTCGCCGATCACTTCGGATAGCCCGAGCGCCAGCCCGCTGACGTCGTCATGGCTCGGGAGCATCGGGTTTGACCCCCGAGGGTATCGAATCGCGACAGGTCCGGGATGCTCCAGGGCCAGTACCAGCATCGCCCGGAGTTCCACCGGATCGGACGGGGCGGCGATCGTGAGGTTCGGCATGTGGCGCAGGTACGAGAGGTCGAAGACGCCGTGGTGGGTCGGGCCGTCCTCGCCAACCAGTCCAGCGCGGTCAATCGCGAAGACCACGGGCAGTCTCTGCAGGCAGACATCATGCAGCACCTGATCATACGCGCGCTGGAGGAAGGTGGAGTACACGGCCACGACCGGCCTCATGCCCGCCGCCGCGAGTCCAGCCGCGAAGGTGACCGCATGGGGCTCGGCGATGCCCACATCAAAGAACCGATCCGGGAACTGCTCCGCGAATGAACTCAAGCCCGTGCCGTCCGGCATGGCTGCGGTGACGGCGACTATGCGTTCGTCAGCGGTGGCCAGCTCGATCAGCGCGTCGGAAAATGCGCTCGTGTAAGTCTGATCGCCCGACGAGGGCTGAGCCTCTCCGTTCGTGATCTCGAAAGGCGGGGTGCCGTGCCAGAGGCGCGAGTCCTTTTCCGCGTGTTCGTAGCCTTTGCCTTTCGTGGTGAGGACGTGTACCATGACGGGGCCGTCCATCGTCTTCGCGGCGCTCAGTATCTCCATCATCAGCCCGATGTCGTGCCCGTCTATCGGTCCGAGGTAAGTGAATCCCATCTCCTCGAAGATGACGCCGGTTTCCGAGCCGATCAGCCTCGTGACGCCGTGCAGGATTCCCTCGGCGGTGCGCGAGAGAGTCCTGCCGCCTACCGGCAGGTTCTCGACGACGCTCTTTGCGCGGTCCTCGACCCTGCGGTAGAGGGGCAGGGCGCGGAGCTTGCTCAGGTGCATCGCCAGCGCGCCGACGTTCGGTGAGATTGACATCTCGTTGTCGTTCAAGATGACCAGCATCTTCGAGCCGAGCTGGCCCGCGTTGTTGAACGCCTCCATCGCCTGGCCGCCGGTTAGTGCGCCGTCGCCGATCACCGCCACGATCTTCTCGTCCGTGCCTCTGAGGTCGCGCGCCTTGGCGAATCCGAGCGCCGCCGAGATCGAAGTACTCGAGTGTCCCGCGCCGAAGGCGTCGTGCAGGCTCTCCGACCGCCGCGGGAACCCGCTTATGCCCTCGTACTGCCTGAGGCTGTCGAAGCAGGCGCACCGGCCGGTGAGCATCTTGTGGGCATATGCCTGATGGCCCACGTCCCAGATGATCCGGTCCTTCGGTGATTCGTATACCGAGTGCAGGGCTATCGTGAGATCCACAGCGCCGAGGCTCGAGGCGAGGTGGCCTCCCGTCCTGGAGACGACCTGGACTATCCGCTCGCGTATTTCCTCGGCGAGCTGCCTTAGTTCTTCGGCGGTCAACACCTTCAGGTCCGCCGGATACTGAATCCGTTCGATGAGTCTGGTCATTCAGATACAACGTTCCTGTCGCGGCAGTGGGTTGCAGTCACATGCATCGTTCGATGTCCGCTGCCTGCTCGAGGTTGTCAACGTCCGCCGCAATCTCCGCCATTGGCGTGGTCACGGCCTTGATCCGCGCGCCGAGTATTCTGCCGGCGACCTTCTCGAGATCCGCAAGGGTGATTGCTCCAGGCCAGACAGCCTGCGCGAGTACCACTCTCAGCAGCACGCCGATTCCGAGCAATCTCGCTAGCCCGACGATGCTCTTCCGATTCTGCGCGACGCTCCGGATCGTGTCGCCGTTCTCCAGAATGAAGCGCCTGCTGAACAGCATGATGTTTCCCCCGGTGAAGGTTCCCTCCGCCATCTTCGCGTAGGTGCGCTTTACTCCCGGGAAGCGCCGCTCGCTGTCTTCTTTCGTCACGATCGGGTAGAAGAAATCCGCGTCGTAGTCGGCGCACCGCCCGACGAAATCGTCTATCGTCTCAGCCGTCGCCGCAGGGATGTCCGACGTGCAGACCAGCATGCGAGCGGCCTCGGCGCAGGTCTCGGCGCCCGCGATCAGGTTGTCAATCAGTGACCCTCGCGACTCGATTCGCTTCAAATCTCCGGAGCATGCCGCATCGCCGATCACGACGATCTCCCCGACATTCGCGGAAGCGATCAGCGCGTCAACGATGCGCTGGATCATCGTCCGCCCGGCGATCGGCAAGTCCGCCCTGTTGACGATTCCGTGCATCTCCGCCATGTCCGGTTCGGCGGGTGCTCCGGCAAGGACGATCGCGGGCAGGCTGCCGTTGGGGCTAGTCAATATCCAGTGCCTCCTCGCGGCCGACCGTCCGGGCGACGAAAACCGCACTCCCGGATGCGTCCGACCTGTCGGACAGATCGCACTCGGCACTCCGCGCCTGCGACTCGTCCTCGAAAAGACCGAACACCGCAGAGCCGCTCCCGCACAACAGCGCCGCCCGAGCGCCGGATTCTCTCAGGGCGTCTCTCATCTCGGCTATATCGGGGTGCTGCTCCATGGCTGGTGGTTCGAGATCGTTATGGACCAGAGAGTGCAGACCGGAGACCGGAGACCCGGACCGGACACACTCTACCATACGCATTGATGCCGTCCCTCGTTCGCTGTCCGGTGTCGGTTGACCGCCTGCCGCCCGCACTTCATCGAGCCTGCGGTAAGCCCACGGCGTCGAAATGCCGAACGGAGGCTTGACGACCACGATCCACATCTCGGGAACCTCTGGCAGAGCATGCACGTATTCTCCTCGGCCGGAAACCTGCGCCGTGCCGCCGACCATGAAGAACGGCACGTCAGAGCCGACCTGCGCCGCAAGACCGAAGACATCGTCCCGGCTCAACTCCAGTAGTAGGCCAAGACCTCTCAGTACGGCCGCAGCGTTGCTGCTTCCCCCGCCCAGCCCGGCCTCGGCGGGAATCCGTTTCTCGATTGCGATCTCCAGTCCCGGCGACACTCCGCTCGCCTCGAAGACCGCCGACGCCGCCCGATGCGCCAGGTTGCGGGCGTCCGTCGGTATGCCGTCCGTATCGCAGGTAAGCCGTATGCCAGAAGAGCCTCCAAGGGAGAGCGAGACTGTGTCATGCAGGCTGACGGTCTGCATGACGCTCTCGATGGCGTGGTAGCCGTCAGGCCGTTTCCCGAGCACGTCCAGGGTCAGGTTGACCTTGGCGAATGACCGCACAACAACCGATTTGCCGTCCAAATCCACTGGTTCAGTATACGTTTACACGCGTGAAATGTCAAACCGCGGGTGGGACATAAGTGTCAGAGTGCCCTTGCGATCGTCGCGAAGTCCTCGAGCGATAGCCGCTCCGCGCGAAGCGCGGGGTCAATCCCCGCTTGGTTCAGTACGCGAGCGACCTCTTCCTTGGAGAGGCCGAGCGCCGGGCAATCCGAGAGACTGTTGAGCAGGGTCTTCCGCCGCTTGCCGAACGCGCAGTGGACGACGTCGAAGAAGGCTGTCTCGCTCGGCACCTCTACCGCCGGTCGCGTCCTCGGCGTCAGGCGCACGATAGCGCTCGAAACATCGGGAGGAGGAAGGAAGACGTTCCTCGACACATGGGCCACCGTCTCGACCTCGGCATGGAACTGCACGAAGATGCTCATCGAGCCGTAGTCCCTCGATCCCGGTGACGCCTGCAGTCGGTCGGCGACCTCTTGCTGGACCATCAGGATCGAACGCTCGATCTGCTCGCGAGATTCAATTATCCGGGCGATTATCGGGCTGGTAACGTAGTACGGAAGGTTGCCGATGACCTTCACTCTCTCGCCGTCGAATCTCTCTTCGAGGAATCCGGGAAGGTCAAGGCCAAGGAAGTCCGCGTTCACTATCTCGATGTTCGGATGGCTGGCCGTGACCTCGTCCAAGATCGGGACGAGCTTCCGGTCTATTTCGATCGCGAGAACCTTCGCTCCGCGCTCGGCTATCCCCTCGGTTAGCGTACCGGCGCCGGGGCCGATCTCGATCACGGCGTCGCCCGGTCGGATGTCGGAGGCATCCAGCACCCGGTTGACGATGTTTCGATCCACCAGAAAGTTCTGGCCGAATCGCTTCCGCGCGTGGAAGCCGTGGCGGTTCAGGAGGTCCTTCAGTTGCGCGGGCGATGTGAGGTCAATGGTCATGGCTGGATGCAGAGCGGGCCGGAGTACGACTCCGGCCCGGAAAGTGCGGTTCGTATAGGGTCCATCCCCATCCGTCCAGCGCTCACTTCAGGATGTGCACGGTCACGTACCTGCGCCCGAAGCGGATTGCTTCGCCGTAGGTGTCGTAACAAAGGTCAATCTTGTTGCCCTTTATCGCGCCGCCGGTATCCGCCGCGACGCAGTAACCGTAGCCCTCCACATAAAGCTTCGTCCCAAGAGGGATGACTCGCGGGTCTACGGCTGCGACCCCCCTTCCGGCCCTCATTCCGGTGGCCGTTCGCCCAGTCGCATAGCGTCCGCAACTCCGTGGGCCGGGCTCGTATGCCGTTGCCATCATTCGCAGCGTCCTGACTCTGGCGCCTCCGCGCGACGCCAGGCTCGCACCCTGGGAAGTTACGACGATCTGATCCTTCGGTTGCCTGGTGATCCTGGTGTCAACTACCCGGCAGGAAGACTGAGCCCCGTCCTTGTAGTAGACCAGCAGTTTGATTTCCTTCTCGCCCGCCTCGCCGGTCTGGATCACGGAATCCTCTCCGCGGTGCCTGACGTCGTATCGGTAAGTGGTCTTGAGAGCGATCGGTTTGGTCTGGACTACGGTCTTCGTGGTGACTCTGGTGATGCGGATGGTCATGCTCGGGGTAGGCTTCACATCCATCTTATGGCTGCATCGGTCGAGCTTCCCGAATGAGACACCCGCCTCCTTCAGGATTCCGCCGACCGTAGCCTGAGTGGAGACATACTCCCACTCCTGACCGTCCGCGATGATCGTGACGGTGACGGCGGGTCCGCTCTGGCTCTGAGCGGTCACTACGATGCACAGGACCATCAGCGCGGCGAGCAGAGCCGCGATCGCTATGCGCAATTTCGTCTTACCTTTGTTGTCAAAAGTCAAAATATCGCCCCCCTCGGCGGTCGAAATACCCACAATGAGGCCCGGACGAAACATTGCCTCTCGGAGCAATACCTGGAAAACTGGACGCCGTGTTTCCGTGTCGGGTGACATCCGGCGTCGAACGGGCCTGTGGAAAAGGCTGTATCTGCTGCTGACTTGTGGATATTGTGTGTCGGCGATCCGACAGCCGTCTGAGTGTACCACAAGTCGTCGGCTAAGTCAACAGCCGCGATGAGTTGTGAGGATAGTCGAGTCCCTTGCCATGGATTGACGGCCGCCGGTCAGTCTCTCGGCGCCCGCCGCTCTCCTTCATTATGGGCATATTATTGCGCATCTGCAGGTCGCCCGGCCGCGGGTATGTGTAACGCGGGCTGCGAAGACCGCCTGGTTCGTGTATAATGGCCTCGGCACTCCATAGATCAGCCGAGTGAGGGAAGAAGACCATGAGATGCCGGAGCGTTCACCTGTCCGTCGTTTTGCTGATGCTGTTCTCGGCGGTCGCGTCGGCGCAGCAGCCTGAAGTGCGTGAGGCCGTCCTGCCAAACGGGCTGAAGGTGCTCACGAAGGAAGTCCACGCCGCGCCGGTGGTGAGCTTCCAGGTCTGGTACAGGGTCGGCTCGCGGAACGAGCAGCTCGGCAAGACCGGCCTGTCTCACCTCCTGGAGCATATGCAGTTCAAGGGCACGAAGTCGCTCAAGAAGGGCGAGATAGACAAGCTGATCCAGAGCAACGGAGGGCTGAGCAACGCCGCCACCTGGAAGGACTTCACCTTCTACTATGAGACCCTCTCCAGCGACAAACTCGAGCTTGCGATGCGCATCGAGTCCGACCGCATGGTGAACAGCCTGATCGACCCGAAGGAGTTTGCCGCGGAGGTGACCGTCGTGCGCTCGGAACTCGAGGGCGACGAGGGCAACCCCGACTCGCTGATCTACTACGAGCTCTACGCGAACGCGTTCAAGGCGCACCCATACCAATGGCCGACGATCGGCTGGACGCACGACGTACAGACGGTCAGCCGAGACGACCTCTATGCCTACTACAAGACTTTCTACAAGCCGAATAACGCGACTGTGGTGATCGTCGGCGACTTCGAGACCGAGAAGGCGCTGGCCCTCGTGAACAAGTATTTCGGCAAGATCAAAAAGGGCCCCGATGTGCCGCAGGTCACCTCGCGGGAGCCGGTCCAGTTCGGCGAGCGGCGCGCCGTCGCCACCAAGGCCGGGAACGCCTACCGGGTAATGATGGGCTTCCACAACCCGGCGATCGGCAGCCCGGATGTCTATCCGCTCGACGTGCTGGAGATCGCGCTTAGCGAGGGGATGAGCAGCCGCCTTTACAGGGCGCTCGTGGACAAGCAGCTTGCGACCGAAGCGTGGGCGAGCAACACCGTCAGCCGGGACCCGGACCTCTTCCTGCTCGGCGGAACGGCGCGCGACGGCGTGAAGATCGAAGATGTCGAGTCGGCGCTGCTGGCGGAGGTCGAGAAAATCAAGTCCGAGGGGATTACCGATCAGGAACTTCAAAAGGCCGTCAACCTGATCGAGGCATCGTTCGTCTACGGGAACGACAGCGTCTCGAACCAGGCGAGGATGCTCGGCAACTTCGAGACGATGTACTCCTGGAAGTACCTGGACGAGTACCTGCCGAACCTGCGTAAGGTCAGCAGGGAAGACGTCTCGCGCGCGGCGAGGAAGTACCTGACGGCAGAAAACCGGACGGTGGTAAAGTTTGTTCCTGCAGAGCCTGGAGTCAGAAGTCAGGAGTCAGAAGTTGGCGCGGAGCAGGACGGACTCAGGGTGCGGGTGCCGGCCTACCGGCCGGCGGATTCACCGCTCACCCCAACTCTCTCCCCCAAGGGGCGAGGGGGTATTGGCGCGGCTCCTGCCAAGTCCCATATCCCAAGCCCGAAATCCGCGGTAGCTCCGACCCGGTTGGTGCTCGAGAACGGCGTGGTCGCTATCTTCTACCCGAACCGGAGCAACGCGACCATCGGCGTGACCGGAAGCCTGAACGCCGGCGCGATGTTCGACCCCGAGGGCAAGAGCGGTGTCGCCGCGCTGACCGCCGGTCTGCTCGTGAAGGGCACAAAGTCGCGCACTGCCGACCAACTGGCGTCCGAGAGAGACTTCCTCGGCATCCGCATGAGCGCCGGCGCTGATACCGAGTCTATGAGCTTCAGCACGTACTCGCTCGCCAAGCACTTCGACAAGTCGCTCGAACTCCTGTCGGACGTGCTCCGGAACCCGGTCTTCCCGGACGAAGAACTTCAGAAGATCAAGGCCCGGCGGCTTTCCGGCCTGAAGCAGCAGCAGGACGACCCGCAGTCGCTTGCGTTCCGTCGCTTCTACGGCATGGTGTTCCCGAGAGGGCATCCGTACCACCAACTGTCTCTGGAGGAAGAGGCGGCGAACACCTCCGCGATCAGCCGGAATGACATCGTCTCGTTCTACGAGAAGTACTACGGCCCGCAGACCGCGATTATCGTGGTGGTCGGCGACGCCGATGAGCAGACGGCGCTGGCCAAGATCAGGCAGTACTTCGGCGACTGGAAACCGACTGGTCCCGCGGTGAAGGTCGAGATTCCCGAGGCTCCGATCCAGGGCCAGGTTGTGAAGGACGTCATCCGGGTGCCGGACAAGACCCAGGTGGACGTCGTGCTCGGATACTCGGGCGGACTCAAGCGGACCGACGCTGACTTCTACGCCGCGACGGTCATGAACCACATACTGGGCGGAGGAGGCGCGCTCGGCAGCCGGATGGGTGACGTGATTCGCGATCAGATGGGGCTCGTCTACAACGTATACAGCGCTTTTGAGGCGCAGCTCGGTGCCGGGTCGTGGCACTCATACCTCGGCACGAATCCGCAGAACCTCGACAAGGCTGTCACCGCGCTCGTCGAGCAGATGAAGCTGATGCAGGAGAAGGGTGCTACGAAGCAGGAGGTACGAGAGGCTGTGGACTACATCGCCGGCTCTTTCCCGGCCCGCCGCCTCGAGACCAGCAGCGCGATCGCGGCGACCCTTCACGGCGCGGAGTTCTACGGCCTGGGAATGGACTACCTGCGCGAGTACCAGAGCCTCTATCGCGCGGTCACCGTGGAGCAGGTAAACGCGGCGGCGAGGAAGTACCTTCACCCGGAGCGCTACACTCTTGTGCAGGCGGGAACGCTTGAATGAGTGTATAATAGACGAGGAAGTACAGGTGTTTCTCCGATGCCGTCTCATGTACGGACGTTTGTGTCGGAGCTGCACCCCGAACCGAGAAACTCGTTTACAAGTTCGAGATAACTGGTAAAACTCATAGCAGTCATCTGATCGGAGGTTAACCATGGCCGCGCGCGCCCGTACGCGCTCGTTCCTCTTCACTCTCTTCATCCTGGCCCTGATGGGACTCACTGTCTACAACGCCTGGCAGATTCGTGTGCTTCGCGCTGAGGTGAGCGACCTGATGGATCGGGTAGCGGCGCTGCACGGCGGCAACGATGCTCCTGCCCGTGGAGCGGTGGAAAAGCTCCAGCAGGCCCGCAGGCATGCCGACCTGGCGCGAAAACACATCGCGAGCGGGGAATTCCGGAAGGCGAAGACCGAAATGGATCGGAGCCTGCAGTTGATGAAGAGCGCCGGGGACACCACCGACAAGTCTTCGAAAGATGCCGCGAACCAGCTTCAGAAGACTCTCAAGGACGCTGGTGATGCCCTGGAGCGCATGTGGCAGGGCGTTACCGAGAAACCGAAAGTTACCGATAACAAAGGAGGATGATCCCAATGCTCAGACGCAGGCATATCGCCGCTCTCGCTCTGCTCCTGGCGGTCGCGATGTCGCTTACCGCCGGTTGCAAGCCGCAGAATATCATCAGCACCAGCGAGGAAGTCGAGATCGGCAAGGAGGCGGCGGCGAAGATCGAGAAAGAGCATCCCGTCAACAAGGATCCGCAGTTGAACCGACTGGTGACCGGAATGGGCCAGAACCTGGTCCGATATTCCAAACGCCAGGATATACAGTACACCTTCAAGATCCTTGACCACGACGAAGTCAACGCGGTGTCTCTCCCCGGCGGTTGGATCTACGTCTACAAAGGTCTGATTGACGCTACCAAGAACGAACCCGACCAACTCGCAGGAGTCATAGCGCATGAGATAGGACACGTCGCGGCCCGGCACCATGCTGACATGATCGGCCGCCAGGTGTTTGCGGGCGTACTTGTGCAGACGCTCACCCGAGGTGACACCCAGCAGTGGGCAGGCCTCTTTGCCAACCTGAGCCTGCTCAGTTGGAGCCGGGAGCATGAGTTCGAGGCCGACAAGCTGGGCGTGAACTACACGTTCCAGTCGAAACAGTACGCCCCTGAGGGCCTGATCGGCTTCTTTGCGGTACTGGAGGGGCGCGCAAAGAGCAACCCTTCCAAGTTCGAGCAGATGTTCCGGACTCACCCGGTGAACTCGGAGCGCATCAAGAGGGCCAACGAATATCTGGCTAAGTTAAAGTCAGGTGCGGTCCGGCCGTAGAGTTCGTGTCGCCTACCAGAGGGAGAAGCAGTTGTCGCTGACGGCCGTGATTCCGGCTTACAACGAGGGAGAGCGCCTGCGCGGGGTGCTGGGCGTCCTTCTGCGCTCCCGCGAGGTTGACGAGATCATCGTGGTGAGCGACGGCTCGACCGACGATACGTGCGAGGTCGCTCGGTCGTTCGACGGCGTCGTCGTTGTCGAGTTGAATGAGAACGTGGGGAAGGGCGGAGCGATGGTTGCCGGTGCCCGGCAGGCTTCCTCCGAGTTCATCGCATTCCTGGACGCCGATCTGCTTGGGATGACGCCCGATCACTTCGAGGCCCTCACGGCTCCCGTGCTCTCGGGCGAGGCGGACATGGCGATCGGCGTATTCAAGGGCGGTCGTCCGCGCACGGACTGGGCGCAAGTGATCGCCCCATTCATCTCCGGCCAGAGGGTCATGCGGCGTGAAGACTTCCTGTCCATACCCGAGCTGGAGGCGACCCGATACGGCGTCGAGGTAGCGATCACCGGCCATGCGCGCAGGGCCGGCCTCAGGATCAGGCCGGTGACTCTCCTCGGCATGACCCATCCGATGAAGGAAGAGAAAATAGGATTCATCCCCGGGACGCTGTCCCGGCTCGTCATGTACTGGGATATTCTTCGGATCGCGTGCATACCGCGGCGCCGGAGGTCGAAAGCCAAGAGTCGAAAGCTCGAAGTTCGAAGCTGAGGTATTCTTCGGGCTAGCGTCCGCTCATGATCCGTTCTGCTTCCGCGAGTTGCTCCGGAGTGTTCACTCCAAGAACCTCTTCCGGGTCGCACGACGCCGATGTCACGCGCTTACCCTGCGAGATCGCGATGTCCACCATCTCCGTCAGGCATTTTTCCCCGGCCTCGTTCTCGCTCATCAGTCCGATGTTCGTCCACAGCCAGCCGGAGTCGAACGCGTAACACCCGCCGTTGATCTCGCGGATAGCCCTCTCGGGTCTTCCCGCCATCTTCTCCTCCACGACACCCGTGATCCGTCCGTCCGTGCCCCGGACGATGCGTCCGTATCCCGTGGGATCGTCCAGAGTCGCGGAGGTCAGGCTGACGGCCGCGCGCCCCAGCAGGTGGGCGTCCATCAGCGCGCGCACGGTTTCGGCGCGGAATAGCGGACTGTCCCCACACATGACTAGGATGTGCCGCGACCGACCTTCCGCCGCTTCGCGCGCGCACATCACCGCGTGTCCGGAGCCGAGTTGCTGTTCCTGGAGTACATAGGCGTATCCTCTGCCGAGTGTCCGCTCGACCAGTTCGGCGCCCCTGCCGACGATGATGATCGGCTTTGCGATGCCGACCGCCTCGAGCGCGTCGAGGACGTGGCATACCATCGGACGCCCACAGAGAAGATGCAGCACCTTGGGCAGGTCCGACCCCATCCTCGTACCCTTCCCCGCCGCGAGGACTATCGCTTGGAAGGCAACTGTGCGTTTCGGCATTGCTCGGCCTCAGTACTGACGGCTGCAGCAGCAGTCGGTTTCATTATAGCCTCCCGTTCGCGAGCAGGACAAGTTCCAGGTGTCCTGTTTGGCAAACCCACAAGTCGGGTACTAGAGTGAAGGAAGCACGGCGCGGATTGTCGCGCCACACAGGATGTGAATGGAGGCAACATCTATGACGGTACAGAGGGTGATGTGTCTGGCGTTGGTGCTCGTGTTCGCGTGCACCGCGACGCTGACCAGTCCGGCATTCTCCGCCAACCTGCTCACGCAGGCTCTGAAGTTGTTTGGGATCGGTTACGTGGTCAGCCAGTTTGGGCCGCAGATTGACAAGTTCGTCACGAACCTGGCCGGCCAGCGCGGAGTCGAGTGGGAGGGCGCGACAAAAGTCGTTCCAATCGTGTCCGTCGGCCAGGGGGTATTCGTGGGTGCGGCGCAGGTAGTCGGTACCCCGGCCCAGGTGGACAAGGTCAAGGCCGTCGGCCAGTTGGAGGCTTCGATATCGAGCTTCCGCGGCAAGCTGCTCATCCCTATAGAAACGAGGAAGCCGACCAGCGACTTGTCTCGGGTCAGCGGGGTAGGCGTATCGGCTCTGCTCGATTTCGACATCTGAAAGCCGGAGGAGGTTTGATCATGATGAACAGCAATCACTCGAGTTTCTTGACGAGAACAGGATTCTTAGTCGCGCTGACAATCATAGCCGCCGGCACGGTCGGGGTGCTGCTGCACGGGATGACCGCCGGCGATGACAGGTTTATATCGCCGGCCTACGCGGTGACCGCCGCTCTCGCCCGCGAGGCT
This window harbors:
- a CDS encoding insulinase family protein — protein: MRCRSVHLSVVLLMLFSAVASAQQPEVREAVLPNGLKVLTKEVHAAPVVSFQVWYRVGSRNEQLGKTGLSHLLEHMQFKGTKSLKKGEIDKLIQSNGGLSNAATWKDFTFYYETLSSDKLELAMRIESDRMVNSLIDPKEFAAEVTVVRSELEGDEGNPDSLIYYELYANAFKAHPYQWPTIGWTHDVQTVSRDDLYAYYKTFYKPNNATVVIVGDFETEKALALVNKYFGKIKKGPDVPQVTSREPVQFGERRAVATKAGNAYRVMMGFHNPAIGSPDVYPLDVLEIALSEGMSSRLYRALVDKQLATEAWASNTVSRDPDLFLLGGTARDGVKIEDVESALLAEVEKIKSEGITDQELQKAVNLIEASFVYGNDSVSNQARMLGNFETMYSWKYLDEYLPNLRKVSREDVSRAARKYLTAENRTVVKFVPAEPGVRSQESEVGAEQDGLRVRVPAYRPADSPLTPTLSPKGRGGIGAAPAKSHIPSPKSAVAPTRLVLENGVVAIFYPNRSNATIGVTGSLNAGAMFDPEGKSGVAALTAGLLVKGTKSRTADQLASERDFLGIRMSAGADTESMSFSTYSLAKHFDKSLELLSDVLRNPVFPDEELQKIKARRLSGLKQQQDDPQSLAFRRFYGMVFPRGHPYHQLSLEEEAANTSAISRNDIVSFYEKYYGPQTAIIVVVGDADEQTALAKIRQYFGDWKPTGPAVKVEIPEAPIQGQVVKDVIRVPDKTQVDVVLGYSGGLKRTDADFYAATVMNHILGGGGALGSRMGDVIRDQMGLVYNVYSAFEAQLGAGSWHSYLGTNPQNLDKAVTALVEQMKLMQEKGATKQEVREAVDYIAGSFPARRLETSSAIAATLHGAEFYGLGMDYLREYQSLYRAVTVEQVNAAARKYLHPERYTLVQAGTLE
- a CDS encoding M48 family metalloprotease, which codes for MLRRRHIAALALLLAVAMSLTAGCKPQNIISTSEEVEIGKEAAAKIEKEHPVNKDPQLNRLVTGMGQNLVRYSKRQDIQYTFKILDHDEVNAVSLPGGWIYVYKGLIDATKNEPDQLAGVIAHEIGHVAARHHADMIGRQVFAGVLVQTLTRGDTQQWAGLFANLSLLSWSREHEFEADKLGVNYTFQSKQYAPEGLIGFFAVLEGRAKSNPSKFEQMFRTHPVNSERIKRANEYLAKLKSGAVRP
- a CDS encoding glycosyltransferase family 2 protein — encoded protein: MSLTAVIPAYNEGERLRGVLGVLLRSREVDEIIVVSDGSTDDTCEVARSFDGVVVVELNENVGKGGAMVAGARQASSEFIAFLDADLLGMTPDHFEALTAPVLSGEADMAIGVFKGGRPRTDWAQVIAPFISGQRVMRREDFLSIPELEATRYGVEVAITGHARRAGLRIRPVTLLGMTHPMKEEKIGFIPGTLSRLVMYWDILRIACIPRRRRSKAKSRKLEVRS
- a CDS encoding NTP transferase domain-containing protein, whose protein sequence is MPKRTVAFQAIVLAAGKGTRMGSDLPKVLHLLCGRPMVCHVLDALEAVGIAKPIIIVGRGAELVERTLGRGYAYVLQEQQLGSGHAVMCAREAAEGRSRHILVMCGDSPLFRAETVRALMDAHLLGRAAVSLTSATLDDPTGYGRIVRGTDGRITGVVEEKMAGRPERAIREINGGCYAFDSGWLWTNIGLMSENEAGEKCLTEMVDIAISQGKRVTSASCDPEEVLGVNTPEQLAEAERIMSGR